The genomic segment CTTACCTGCATAAGGTCTTCTATTGTACTTCTGCTTATTTCGTCAGCAGAAAAAAAGCCTTTTTCATATAATGCATCAGCAAGAGTAATACTGACTTGCGGTAAATTAACAAGTGAATCATATCCATCTTTCATAACAGCGCTGTATTGTACTTCTCCCTTAACATCAAGCCTCCATCTGGTAAGCTTGGATGCTAAACGTACATTCTGCCCTTTTTTTCCTATGGCAACAGAAAGAAATTCATCAGGAACAATGACTTCCATTGTCCTGTGTTCTTCATCAATAATAACCCTGGATATTTCAGCAGGAGCAAGCGCATTGCAGACAAATTTTGCAGGATCCACATGCCAGGGAATAATATCAATTTTTTCTCCCCTGAGTTCCTGGACAACATTTTGAACACGGCTGCCTTTCATTCCTACACATGCACCTACTGGATCAACATCTGACTCATTAGAAGCAACTGCAAATTTTGCCCTGCTTCCAGGCTCCCTTGCAGTACCCATTATATTTACAATACCTTCTGCTATTTCAGGCACTTCTGTTCTGAAAAGGCTTGCAAGAAATTCCGGATGGGTCCTGGAAAGAATAATTTGAGGCCCGTGGGAATCATTTCTTACATCCATAATATAAGCCCGGATACGGTCGCCCCGCCTGTAATTTTCCCTGGGAACCTGCTCACGGTTTGGTAAAACAGCTTCTGTATGGCCTAAATTTACAATAATATTATTGCGGTCAAAGCGCTGGACTATTCCATTTATTATTTCACCTTTACGATTGATAAAATTGGAATAAACAGCATCCCGTTCTGCATCTTTCATTTTTTGAATAATAACCTGTTTTGCAGATTGTGCTGCTATTCTTCCAAAGGTTCCAGTATCAATTTTAGTTCCAAGACTGTCGCCTATCTCACATTCAGGATCAAGTTTCAGCCCTTCCTGCATGCTTATCTGGAGTTCAGGCTCCTCTACTTTGGCTACTACTTCTTTAAATTGAAATATCTCAATTTCACCTAGTTCTTCATTGTATTTTACGTCAATGTCAATTTTGCTGCCAAATTTTTTCCTGGCAGCAGATCTCAGAGCTTCTTCAAGTGCGCTGACCAGGACATTTGTATCAATTCCTTTGTCCCTGCCAACCTGCTCAATGACACGTTTAATATCTGTTATCAGCATCTGTTTTCTCCGTTATTATTGACAAGCCGCGCCCGGTTAATTAATTCATAGGGAATTAAAACCTTTTTATCATTGACTAAAATCGACACTGCCTTGCCAGACATATCATGTGATATACCTTTTAAAATCCCCTGATATTTTTTCTTGCCATCAAACGGTTGAGAAGTTTTAATCATGATAGTTCTTCCTTTAAACCTCTCATAATCAGATTCTTTTCCTAAAGGCCGGTCTAAACCAGGCGAGGATACTTCAAGATTATAGGAGATATTTTGTTCAATGCTTACATCAAGAAGATCGCCTAGCTGCCTGCTGACACAGACACAATCATCCAGCTTAATTCCACCGGGTTTATCAATATAGATACGAAGTATCCGTCCCTGTGCTTCCCTTTGATATTCAACATGAACCAGTTCAAGCCCCTGAGTTTCACACAAGGGCTGGGCCAGATTAGTAACAAGTGCAAGCAGTTCTTTTTCTTTTTCAGGTGAAAAAGCCCTGTCTTTTATATCAGGCTTTTGTGGTCTGTATCCTGGTTTCTTTGATTTTGTTTGTTTTTTCTGTGTTCCCATATAAATTTTTTGTACATTTTAAAATAAAAAAACGGGCTGCCGCCCGTTTCTCTCATAAATAGACCAATTAAGTGAAAGTAGTAAATTTAGGTTTTCATATTATTATGAAACATAAAATAAAATTCTTTCCAACCACAAATACATTAAAAGGCCTACCTTTAAATATCATTATGATAACCCAAAAGGCGGACTAAAACAATGGAGCGGGCAACGAGATTCGAACTCGCGACACCAAGCTTGGGAAGCTTGTACTCTACCAACTGAGCTATGCCCGCACACCAGATTGAGCAGATTATGATAAAAAAAATATATTGTCAATAATTTTTCATCATCACATGTTTTACATGATTAATAATCCAGGCGTTTAATAATATAATCTGCTGCTTGATCCAGGTTTGGCGCTGTATATCCCGGGTTTATGCCTTTTTTTGACAAGCTTTTTAATGCCTCAGCATAATTACCGGTTTTCACAAGAATATTATTGCCGCATCCTGCATTAACTGCACATTCAATATCTTTTGCACTGTCGCCGATCATATATGAAGACATAAGATCAATATTGTATTTTTGCACAGCTTTTAAGATCATTCCAGGCAGAGGTTTTCGGCATCTGCATTCTTGACTGGGATGATGAGGGCAAAAAAATATATCTTTTATAATACCGCCTTGTTTAGAAAGGGCAGTAAGCATAAATTCATGAATTTCTGCCAATTTTTTCAGGTCGATCAGGCCGCGATTTACAGCAGACTGATTTGTAATAATGATGATAAAAAATCTGTTTTCAGTCAGTTTTCTGACTGCATCTATGCTTCCAGGGATAAATTTAAATTCATTTATATCTTTAATATAATAAGGTGAATCCTGATTAATAACCCCGTCTCTGTCAAGAAAAACTGTTCTTTTAATCAGTTTGTTCATTTGCTCAATTATTCTGCAATAGTAAATGCATCGTGAAATCCTTTATTTTTTAAAAGATATTCATATTGTTCAGCCTGCTGAAGAGATGAGCATTTTCCGACAATGACCCTGTAAAGGGTTTGATTTTTGTCTTGTGCCATAAGTGGTTTTATTTTTGCGTATTTATAAAAACCAATAAGCTCGCCGGCTACCTTTTCAGCATTTACACGGTCACCAAATGCTCCTACCTGGATGGAAAAACTGCCCTTGTTATAATCAAGCGGTTTGTACCTTTTCTTTTTGCCTTTATTATTTGATAAAGGAGTACCCAGAGCAATCACTTCAACTGGTGCTGTGCCAGGTCCGATAATTTCAAGCTGTTGAGCTGCACCATAGGAAAGATCAATAACCCTGCCAGAAACAAAAGGACCCCTGTCATTAATTCTTAAATCAATGGTTTTTCCATTTTGAAGGTTACGCACCCTGACATAAGTATTAAGCGGAAGAATCTTATGTGCAGCCGAAATTCCGTACATATTATAGATTTCACCGCTTGATGTGGGTTTGCCGTGAAAATCCTCGCCATACCAGGAAGCAATGCCCTGCTGCTGAAACCCGTCTGCATGAGCCAGGGGTCTGTACCATTTTCCTAAAACCTTGTATGGTCTGGATTCCTGATCTCCTGAGTAATAATCAGGGAGTTTGTTTTCAGGTCTGGGTCTTTTGATCTTTTTTACAGCAGGTTTTTGCATGGGAGGAGACAGTGTTGAAGTGCATCCTGCAAAAAATGTTATCACAATAATTAATTTGATAAAAAAGGAGACCACCAAAATACAGTCTTTTTTAAAATGGGAATTTTTCATGAAATTTGTTCCATAAATTATTTGGTTAAAGCAAGCTCCAAAACATCCATCATTTTATCAACAAAATGAAAATCTATTTCTTTTTTTACCTTTTCAGGAATATCTTCCAGATCTTTTTCATTCCATTTGGGCAAAATAAGAGTCTTGATTTTTGAGCGATGTGCAGCAAGAACCTTTTCTTTAATACCGCCTACTGGCAATACCATTCCCCTGAGGGTGATTTCACCTGTCATGGCAAGGTCTTTTACAATAATTTTATTGGAAATAAGGGATGCAATAGCAGTCAGCATGGTAACCCCGGCAGAAGGCCCGTCCTTGGGAATTGCCCCGGCCGGAATATGGATGTGGATATCATGTGCCTCAAAAAAATCTTCATCTATTTTAAGGCGTTTTGCATTGGAGCGTATAAAACTGAGAGCAGCTGTTGCTGATTCTTTCATAACATCGCCAAGCTGTCCTGTAAGGATCAATCCTTTTTTCCCTTTCATGGCTGTGGCTTCAATAAAAAGGATTTCACCTCCTGCCTGTGTCCATGCAAGCCCCATGGCAACTCCAGGAGTAATAATCCTGGCTTTGGATTCAAGATGTATTTTTGCAGGTCCAAGATATTGAGTAATATCAACTACTTTTAAATTGACTGATTCCAGTTCTCCTCCTACAATCTTTGCAGCAACTCCCCGGCAGACAGAGGCTATCTCTCTTTCCAGATTTCTCAATCCAGCCTCACGGGTATATCCTGTTATTATTTCTTTAACAGCACCCCTGGTAAATGAAATCTGGTCTGATTTCAGGCCGTGAGCTTTTCTTTGTCTTGGTATGAGATATTTGTTTGCAATCTTGATTTTTTCATCTTCAGTATATCCCAAAAGCTGTAATACCTCCATTCTGTCTCTAAGGGCAGGAGGTATGGTATCTAAGATATTGGCAGTGGTTATAAACATTACCTTTGAAAGATCAAAAGCA from the Desulfonema limicola genome contains:
- the gmhB gene encoding D-glycero-beta-D-manno-heptose 1,7-bisphosphate 7-phosphatase, translating into MNKLIKRTVFLDRDGVINQDSPYYIKDINEFKFIPGSIDAVRKLTENRFFIIIITNQSAVNRGLIDLKKLAEIHEFMLTALSKQGGIIKDIFFCPHHPSQECRCRKPLPGMILKAVQKYNIDLMSSYMIGDSAKDIECAVNAGCGNNILVKTGNYAEALKSLSKKGINPGYTAPNLDQAADYIIKRLDY
- the rimP gene encoding ribosome maturation factor RimP, with translation MGTQKKQTKSKKPGYRPQKPDIKDRAFSPEKEKELLALVTNLAQPLCETQGLELVHVEYQREAQGRILRIYIDKPGGIKLDDCVCVSRQLGDLLDVSIEQNISYNLEVSSPGLDRPLGKESDYERFKGRTIMIKTSQPFDGKKKYQGILKGISHDMSGKAVSILVNDKKVLIPYELINRARLVNNNGENRC
- a CDS encoding septal ring lytic transglycosylase RlpA family protein yields the protein MKNSHFKKDCILVVSFFIKLIIVITFFAGCTSTLSPPMQKPAVKKIKRPRPENKLPDYYSGDQESRPYKVLGKWYRPLAHADGFQQQGIASWYGEDFHGKPTSSGEIYNMYGISAAHKILPLNTYVRVRNLQNGKTIDLRINDRGPFVSGRVIDLSYGAAQQLEIIGPGTAPVEVIALGTPLSNNKGKKKRYKPLDYNKGSFSIQVGAFGDRVNAEKVAGELIGFYKYAKIKPLMAQDKNQTLYRVIVGKCSSLQQAEQYEYLLKNKGFHDAFTIAE
- the nusA gene encoding transcription termination factor NusA; this translates as MLITDIKRVIEQVGRDKGIDTNVLVSALEEALRSAARKKFGSKIDIDVKYNEELGEIEIFQFKEVVAKVEEPELQISMQEGLKLDPECEIGDSLGTKIDTGTFGRIAAQSAKQVIIQKMKDAERDAVYSNFINRKGEIINGIVQRFDRNNIIVNLGHTEAVLPNREQVPRENYRRGDRIRAYIMDVRNDSHGPQIILSRTHPEFLASLFRTEVPEIAEGIVNIMGTAREPGSRAKFAVASNESDVDPVGACVGMKGSRVQNVVQELRGEKIDIIPWHVDPAKFVCNALAPAEISRVIIDEEHRTMEVIVPDEFLSVAIGKKGQNVRLASKLTRWRLDVKGEVQYSAVMKDGYDSLVNLPQVSITLADALYEKGFFSADEISRSTIEDLMQVRGMTQEEALSLIDAAREYKNNPPIKEDIKETGPNEPKDLAEQQDKEPSDHDESMKTKEDTE